Part of the Fodinicola acaciae genome is shown below.
GGATTGCGTGGCGGGACGGTGACGTGCAGCGATCCGTCGTTTGTCAGCTCACGCGGCAACGGACCGCCGAAAAGGCGCAGCGCCGTCGTATGGCTGACCACCGTCCCGGCGGGAAAAGTCGCCACCAGCGCTCGCGCCCAGCTCCAGACGTCGGTGAGGTCGCACTCGAATGCGAGCTTTCCGTGTGCCAGTCGAGCAATCCGTCGGCCGCGGAGCTGCGCTCGGGTCACACCGTGCCGCAGTGCCTGCCGGCGGCTGAAGCCACCCGGGAGGTCCGGCGGCAGCGGCTTTTCCTTGGTCATACGGCAAGCTTGCTCGCTGCGAGCCGTACGACCACGACCACCGACCAAATCTGTGGACAGCGGATCGCTCTGTGGAAAAGCCGCCACCCGCGGGTTTTCGTGCTAGGGCATGCTTCGAAACAGACCCTAACCGTGGACCGTACGCCGTGGACCGAAGGTGTTGTCGTGGCTGAACGGCTTGCCGTCCAGGTTCCAGCTCCACGAGATCGTCGGCGTGATCCGGATGGTGTCCGCAGACGGAAACCGGCTCTGGCGCTCGACCAGGTCAGCGGTGCCGTAAATGCGTACGAACCGCGGAGCCCACGGATCGGTGGAGGCGAGGTCGTCGACGACCAGGCACACTTTTTCGTTGCCGGCGGCGATGTTCTTCCACTTGCGGGTGGTCGCCGGGTCCATGCCGCCGACATAGACGTACGGCCCGTCGACCTCGAAGCCCACCGGCGCGTTGTCGGGCTGGCCGTCTGTCGCGACCGTGGCGAGCCGGCCGAGTGGTTGCGAGCGCAGATAGGCGAGTTCTTCTTCGGTGAACGACATGCGCGCAAGAGTACAACGCTCGCGGCAACAGTTAAAACGCTAACTGCAAAGCAGTGCGGTCCCCAGCGGCGTACGGCTGTGCAGCATCGAGTTGCCGGCGCGGCGGCTGACGATCAGGCCGGCACGGCGCAGCACCGTGGCGTGCTGGCTGGCCGACGCCAGCGAGATGCCGAGGCGGCGCGCGAGCTCGCTGGTGCTGCAGCCGGCCTCGTCCAGCTGTCGCAGCACCTCGCCGCGCGTGGAGCCGACCAGCGCGGCCAGCGCGTCCTCCGAGCTCGCGACGCGCGAGTCCAGACCGGCGTCGTGCTCGACCGGATAGACCAGCGTCGGTGGCAGCGTCGGATCGAGCAGCGTGACCGGATAGTGCCAGCAGAAGACCGACGGCACCAGCAGCAGGCCACGACCACCGAGCCGCAGCTCCTGCTCGACCGGATATTCGACCTCCAGCGTCGGCGGCCGCCAACGCGCCATCGGTACGAGCGACTCGAGCAGGGCCTCGGCGCCGCCGTCGAGCAGCGCTCGCGCACGTATGGCCCGGTCGGCGTCGACGAGCGCGTGCATCCGTTGCGCGTACGGTCCGATGGCCGCGCGGTGATAGCTGGCGAGCGCGTTGGTGACGTTGTGCATGGTGTCCGCGCGCCAGGTCGGCAGGTCGCGCCGCATGTCGGCCGGCTGCTCGGCGGCGAGCAGCTCGACCTCGTCGGCGAAGCGCTGCCGAGGCGTGCGCGCGACCGCGGCCATCCCCTCGGCCACCGGCCCGCTGTAGGCCGGCGTCAGAAAGTCCGGAAAATAGCCTTGTGTCGGGATGAGCGGCCGCAGCGTACGCAGCACCTCGGGCGACACCGTCGACGCGACCCGCGCCGCCGTACGCTCGCGCCACCGCGCGAAGGTCGGTCCGCCCTGCCGCGTCCGCAGCATTTGCAGGCTGAGGACCGTCTCCCACAGTGCCTGTGGCTCCCGGGCCACGCGCAGTCGACCGAGGTCCTCGCCGTCGAACCAGATCCGCAACACGCCGCTCACCCGCCTCGTGGGGTGTTGACAAACCGCATCGGAGTTTTGGCCAGCGATGAAAGATGCGGCGCTTCCACCGCATCCGATCCCATTCTGGACGAAGCGTGATCACTGTAAAGGGGAAAGAGGGAGAAAAGTGATGATGCGACGAATGACAGCGGCGATCGCGGCGGCGGTCGGGCTCAGTTTGAGCCTTTTTGCCGGGCTGGATGCGGCCTCCGCCTTCGCCGTCACACCGACCGGCGCGGTGCTGAGTCCGGTGCCGGCCGCCGCGAAGACCCTCAGCTACACGTGGCAGGGCCAGGAGCGCTATTACTACTGCGGTCCCGGCGCCGTACGGATGGCGCTGAGCGCGCGCATCTCGCCACCGTCCCAGACCACCATCGGCGACTACATGGGGACGGACGAGAACGGCACCGACGACACCGCCAACACGGTGGCCGCTCTCAACCACTTCCTCGGCACCGGCTGGTACGAGCGGAAGCCGGTGAGCGATCCGCCCACCCAGGCACAGCGCGACCTGCTCAAGTATGACCTGGTCTTCGACGTCGACCGCGGCTACGCGATCGTCGCGAACGTGGTCAGCGGCTGGCGTCCGCCGGGTTACCCAGGTGGCACGATTTACCACTACGTCGCGGTGGTCGGTTATGCCGACGACGGTGACACCGCGATCATCGCCGACCCGGCCGGCGCCGGCGCCGGTGGCTCCAGCTGGGGCAACGTGCCGCAGCAGTACGCGATCAGCACGTACGACCTCGGCACCTGGATCGGCGTGAAGGCGTACGCCGCCTGACACAGCGAAAAGGTCCGGCTCGTCAACGCGAGCCGGACCTTTGCCGTCTACTTCACCGCGTACGCACGGATTATGGTGGCGCTGCTGGTGTTTCCGGCCGTGTCGACCGCGTTCGTACGCAGTGACACGAATCCGTTGGCCGGATTGTCGACCACGGTGACCCAACGGCCGTCGCCGGCCGGCACGGTCAACGCCTTGCGCCAGGTTTTTCCGTCATCCACGGAGTATTCGACGGTCGGCAGCGTGACCTTCGGCTTGCTCGCGCCGACCTGCCAGTTGAGGTTGACCGGCAGCACGAACCTGCCTTTTCGTGCCCGATCCACATCAGCTGCGAACCGCAACGTGAACAACGGCAGGAAAACGCCGCGATAGTCGGTCGTCTTCTGGGTTGTGAACGTCCAGGATGCGCGTACGTCCGTGGAGGTCGGGATGGCGGTCTGCGCCAGCTGCGCTTCCAGTCGGAAGCTGGCCTCACCCGACGGTCCCTCGTAGCCGAGGCCGTCCGCGCCGCGTTCGGCGATTTTCACGCCATTGCGGTAAAGAACGCTGGAGTCGGCGGTCGCGCCGGCCGCGATGCCGCCGTGATGCGGATCGCCGTCGGACATCATTTCCAGCGGCACGATCATGCGGTCCGGATAGACGCGGGCGCTGCGGATCGCGTCGGTGACACTCGGTCCCATGATGCCGCCGAAGAACGTCTCGTCGTGTTTTCCAGCCTGGTAAAGCTTTCCGTCGGTCCACTGCTGGAAGTCACCCTGTACGTCGTAGAGCAGCCATCTCATGCCAGGCGTCAGATACTGGACGTAGTCGGCCGTGGGGTTGGTGTCCTGCCCGAAAGACAGGCCGGCGGTGGTGAGCGTGCCGTCCGGGAACATCGCCGTCCCGGTGCGCGAGGTGTACGGATCGGCGCTGACCTTCTGTTGCCGGTTGTGGACGACCGCCAGTCGCGAGGTCTTCACATGCTGCGTGAACCCGTCGTACATCGTGCCATGCCGCTGGTCGCTCAGGTGATAGGCGTACGGCGAGTTGACGAAGTCGCCGTTGGGGCCCGGCTCGGCGAAGGTGGTGGACACCGCGGCCTCGAAACGGTCTTTCGGGCCGGCGCCGCCGAGGCTCGCGCTGCGCAGGCCGTCCAACGTGGCGCCCTGGGAACCGACGCCGACATCCAGCGCATTGGTCCGGAAAAACGCGTCAACCTCGGCCGAGGACAGGCGCGCCGTCGGGTTGTCGACGGTCACGTCGAGCGGTTTGGCCTGGCGCGCGTCGGCGTGCAGCGTGATGTCGTGGTCGAGGTTGACCACCGGTGCGGCGAAAACCGACGACGGATCGGGGGATCCCTTCGGTCCGACCAGGAACATGCCGAATCCGTAGGTGCCTTTCGGGACGCGTACGGTCATTTTCCCGGTCTCGATGGCGCTGGGGCTGAAAAAGCCCGGCTCGGTGGCGTTGTAGTCGGCGAGCACACCGACCATCGCGTACGGAGTCCTGCCGTGCACATCGATGCCGGTGACGGTCAGTGTGTATTTTTCGGCTTCCTTGTTGACCGCGATCGGTGTGCCTACGGTCTGGTCGCCACTGGTCGCGACGATCCGGCCGGTGTACTCGCCGATCGGTGCGTCGCCCCTGGTGTTGGTGGTGACGGTGACGCTGGCGTCGCCGCCGGCTGGCACCGTCAGGTTTGTGGTCGACAGCGCGAAAGTGCCGTCCGGTGCCGGCTGGCCGCCCGGGCTGGTGGCCTCGACGGAGAGCGTCAGCAGCAGCGGACTCTTTCCGTAGTTGTGATAGCTGACCTGACGATCGACCGGTGTGTCGTCGTTGTGTGGCCACAACTGTGTTGGTACGGAAACGCTCGGCGGACTGGCGACCAGGTTTTGGCTGACCGCCCTGCCGATGTCGACGCGCCCGGCGCCTTGGCTGAAAACGCCGATGCCGTCGAGGGTTTTCGCCGACGCCATCAACGCGGTCTTGATCTGCTGGCCGGTCCAGTCCGGATGCTCGCCGGCCAGGATCGCGGCCGAGCCGGTGACGTGCGGTGTCGCCATCGAGGTGCCGTCCAGCGACACGTACCGAGGATTGTCGGCCGGCGTGCCGATCACGCCGTTTTTGGCTCTGGCGGCCACGATTCCGACGCCAGGTGCGGCGAGGTCCGGCTTGATCGCGTCGTCCTCGGCGCGCGGTCCGCGGCTGGAGAAGTTGGCGAGCTTGTCCTGCTTGTCGACCGCACCCACGGTCAACGCGGCGGCCGCCGTGCCTGGCGAGCCGACGCAGCCGTCACAGCCGTCGTTTCCGGCCGCCACGACGAAAAGCGTGTGCGTGCTGGCGCTGAGATCGTCGACCGCCTGCTCGATCGGGTCGATGCCCGGTGAGTCGGAGCCACCGAGGCTCATGTTGACGACATCGGCGTGTACGGTCTGCGCGGCCCAGGTCATGCCGGCCAGGATCGCCGAGTCCTCGCAGTACTGGTCGCCGCAGACTTTGCCGATGGCCAGTTTGGTGTCTGGTGCGACGCCTTTGTATTTGCCGTTGGAGGCTGCGCCGGATCCGGTGATGATGGATGCGACGTGCGTGCCGTGGCCGACTTTGTCGTCCAGGGTGGTGTCGGTGAAGTCCTTGGTTTCGCTGATCTTTCCGGCGAAGTCCGGGTGGGTGGCGTCGATGCCGGTGTCGAGGATGGCGGTGGTGGTGCCTTTGCCGGTGAAGCCGGCGGCCCAGGCGACCGGCCCGCCGATCTGCGGCACGCTCTGGTCGAGGGTGACTTTTCGCTTGCCGTCAAGCCAGATCCTGGTGGCTCCGGACTTGTCGGAGGAGGACCAGAAAGTGCCGGTCTTGCTGGCGGTCGCGGCGGTCATGCCCAGCGCCGGCAGGTCGCGGCGTACGGTGGCGCCGGCGAAGCTGGTTTTCCGGTCGTGGCCGACGATCAACGGCAGGTCGGACCGGTGCGCGTCGTCGTAT
Proteins encoded:
- a CDS encoding C39 family peptidase; the protein is MTAAIAAAVGLSLSLFAGLDAASAFAVTPTGAVLSPVPAAAKTLSYTWQGQERYYYCGPGAVRMALSARISPPSQTTIGDYMGTDENGTDDTANTVAALNHFLGTGWYERKPVSDPPTQAQRDLLKYDLVFDVDRGYAIVANVVSGWRPPGYPGGTIYHYVAVVGYADDGDTAIIADPAGAGAGGSSWGNVPQQYAISTYDLGTWIGVKAYAA
- a CDS encoding ArsR/SmtB family transcription factor translates to MSGVLRIWFDGEDLGRLRVAREPQALWETVLSLQMLRTRQGGPTFARWRERTAARVASTVSPEVLRTLRPLIPTQGYFPDFLTPAYSGPVAEGMAAVARTPRQRFADEVELLAAEQPADMRRDLPTWRADTMHNVTNALASYHRAAIGPYAQRMHALVDADRAIRARALLDGGAEALLESLVPMARWRPPTLEVEYPVEQELRLGGRGLLLVPSVFCWHYPVTLLDPTLPPTLVYPVEHDAGLDSRVASSEDALAALVGSTRGEVLRQLDEAGCSTSELARRLGISLASASQHATVLRRAGLIVSRRAGNSMLHSRTPLGTALLCS
- a CDS encoding PPOX class F420-dependent oxidoreductase; the protein is MSFTEEELAYLRSQPLGRLATVATDGQPDNAPVGFEVDGPYVYVGGMDPATTRKWKNIAAGNEKVCLVVDDLASTDPWAPRFVRIYGTADLVERQSRFPSADTIRITPTISWSWNLDGKPFSHDNTFGPRRTVHG
- a CDS encoding S8 family serine peptidase; the protein is MRHRTSRPLVIATVAMTVAATLSMTGGAVSAAPPATSHGKTVTLVTGDRVTVLANGQLRVRPGIGREKVSFGTITAGQHKYVIPNDAMPMIAGGSLDRRLFDVPTLVADGYDDAHRSDLPLIVGHDRKTSFAGATVRRDLPALGMTAATASKTGTFWSSSDKSGATRIWLDGKRKVTLDQSVPQIGGPVAWAAGFTGKGTTTAILDTGIDATHPDFAGKISETKDFTDTTLDDKVGHGTHVASIITGSGAASNGKYKGVAPDTKLAIGKVCGDQYCEDSAILAGMTWAAQTVHADVVNMSLGGSDSPGIDPIEQAVDDLSASTHTLFVVAAGNDGCDGCVGSPGTAAAALTVGAVDKQDKLANFSSRGPRAEDDAIKPDLAAPGVGIVAARAKNGVIGTPADNPRYVSLDGTSMATPHVTGSAAILAGEHPDWTGQQIKTALMASAKTLDGIGVFSQGAGRVDIGRAVSQNLVASPPSVSVPTQLWPHNDDTPVDRQVSYHNYGKSPLLLTLSVEATSPGGQPAPDGTFALSTTNLTVPAGGDASVTVTTNTRGDAPIGEYTGRIVATSGDQTVGTPIAVNKEAEKYTLTVTGIDVHGRTPYAMVGVLADYNATEPGFFSPSAIETGKMTVRVPKGTYGFGMFLVGPKGSPDPSSVFAAPVVNLDHDITLHADARQAKPLDVTVDNPTARLSSAEVDAFFRTNALDVGVGSQGATLDGLRSASLGGAGPKDRFEAAVSTTFAEPGPNGDFVNSPYAYHLSDQRHGTMYDGFTQHVKTSRLAVVHNRQQKVSADPYTSRTGTAMFPDGTLTTAGLSFGQDTNPTADYVQYLTPGMRWLLYDVQGDFQQWTDGKLYQAGKHDETFFGGIMGPSVTDAIRSARVYPDRMIVPLEMMSDGDPHHGGIAAGATADSSVLYRNGVKIAERGADGLGYEGPSGEASFRLEAQLAQTAIPTSTDVRASWTFTTQKTTDYRGVFLPLFTLRFAADVDRARKGRFVLPVNLNWQVGASKPKVTLPTVEYSVDDGKTWRKALTVPAGDGRWVTVVDNPANGFVSLRTNAVDTAGNTSSATIIRAYAVK